In Dioscorea cayenensis subsp. rotundata cultivar TDr96_F1 chromosome 9, TDr96_F1_v2_PseudoChromosome.rev07_lg8_w22 25.fasta, whole genome shotgun sequence, a genomic segment contains:
- the LOC120268901 gene encoding LOW QUALITY PROTEIN: ammonium transporter 3 member 1-like (The sequence of the model RefSeq protein was modified relative to this genomic sequence to represent the inferred CDS: deleted 3 bases in 2 codons), with the protein MASVVPVAYLGSNTSTVVPDWLNKGDNAWQMISAALVGMQGMPGLVLLYAGIVKRKWALNSAFMALYAFAAVMPCWVLWAYKMAFGRKLIPFWGRAGTAVAQDYLVPQALLPATLHYNSTGGVETAAVQPFYPMASMVFFQFAFAAVTVMLLAGAVLGRMSVKAWMVFVPLWLTFSYTVGAFSIWGGGFLFHWGIMDYSGGYVVHLASGAAGFTAAYWVGPRKKKDREDFQPNNIPLTLAGAGILWMGWTGFNGGDPFSANVDSSIAVLNTHICAATSLLIWTCWDVAIFGKPSLIGAINGMITGLVCITPAAGLVQSWAAIVMGIVSGSVPWYTMMYLNKKSKLLQRIDDTLGILHTHAIAGILGGAMTGLFAHPDLSSMFLPVTNSKGAFYGGPGGVQFLKQLVGACFIVGWNIVATSIILLVIRFFIPLRMSEEELQIGDDAVHGEIAYSTTHTHETEHSSMPNGTSHRDLENQAL; encoded by the exons ATGGCCTCCGTTGTGCCAGTGGCCTACCTAGGCAGCAACACATCGACCGTGGTGCCGGACTGGCTAAACAAGGGCGACAACGCATGGCAGATGATCTCCGCTGCATTAGTCGGCATGCAAGGCATGCCAGGCCTTGTGCTCTTGTATGCAGGTATTGTCAAGAGGAAATGGGCACTAAACTCTGCCTTCATGGCTCTTTATGCCTTCGCTGCTGTCATGCCCTGCTGGGTCCTCTGGGCCTACAAGATGGCCTTTGGCCGGAAACTTATTCCGTTTTGGGGAAGGGCAGGGACT GCGGTGGCACAAGACTATCTTGTACCACAGGCATTACTACCTGCCACCCTGCATTATAATTCAACCGGTGGTGTCGAAACTGCAGCAGTGCAACCATTCTATCCAATGGCCTCCATGGTATTCTTCCAGTTTGCCTTTGCAGCGGTAACGGTGATGCTACTTGCAGGAGCTGTTCTTGGCCGGATGAGTGTCAAGGCTTGGATGGTGTTTGTGCCACTTTGGCTGACATTTTCATACACTGTAGGAGCTTTTAGTATCTGGGGTGGTGGCTTCCTCTTCCACTGGGGCATCATGGACTACTCTGGAGGTTATGTTGTTCACTTAGCTTCTGGAGCAGCAGGATTCACTGCAGCATATTGG GTTGGCCCGAGG AAAAAGAAGGACAGGGAAGACTTCCAGCCGAACAATATCCCTCTGACGCTCGCCGGAGCCGGGATCTTATGGATGGGATGGACAGGTTTTAATGGCGGTGATCCGTTCTCAGCAAACGTTGACTCATCTATTGCAGTACTGAACACCCATATCTGCGCTGCCACCAGCCTCTTGATCTGGACTTGCTGGGATGTTGCCATCTTCGGCAAGCCATCACTCATTGGAGCCATCAACGGGATGATTACCGGACTTGTTTGTATAACTCCTGCTGCAG GTCTTGTGCAGAGCTGGGCAGCCATTGTGATGGGGATAGTCTCTGGTAGTGTACCATGGTACACAATGATGTACCTGAACAAAAAGTCAAAGTTGCTACAGAGAATTGATGACACTCTTGGCATCCTGCACACCCATGCCATTGCCGGAATCCTCGGCGGGGCAATGACCGGTCTCTTTGCACACCCTGATCTCTCAAGCATGTTCCTACCCGTAACTAACTCCAAGGGAGCCTTCTACGGTGGACCCGGCGGTGTTCAATTCCTGAAACAGCTTGTTGGTGCCTGCTTCATTGTGGGTTGGAACATTGTGGCCACATCCATCATCCTGCTTGTCATTAGATTTTTTATACCTTTGAGGATGTCGGAAGAAGAGCTGCAAATCGGCGATGATGCAGTTCATGGAGAAATAGCTTATTCAACAACACATACACATGAAACAGAACACAGCAGTATGCCGAATGGCACCTCTCATCGAGACCTCGAGAATCAAGCTCTTTAA